In a single window of the Eleginops maclovinus isolate JMC-PN-2008 ecotype Puerto Natales chromosome 6, JC_Emac_rtc_rv5, whole genome shotgun sequence genome:
- the si:ch211-106h4.4 gene encoding MAM and LDL-receptor class A domain-containing protein 1 produces the protein MFRGQRNTNSQGFIAIDDITVREGVCSNQNLCGFDSNWCDFENKVSLKGKWVRKRGTTNHVDHTYGTENGFYVTVMTSNSTQSEEAQLLTPEFPSAPEKCVRFWYEIPAGSDNILSVHLMRSGELEDALWQRSGAPSVGWEMAEVTVSSPAKFRVVFKADHTPGTIATVKLDDVSVRDGACSPPGSCDFESGQCTWVNIPKDDGHDWVMARGGSQGPPADHTTQTPQGQFLLSSSLHQSHSSVSQVLSEWIQPRDSASCLTLWYHMDSSASGTLKVFKRSGPSEEKLMFNSNSSGHGWTKFFQSVERNKPFQLLIEAETNRGFIAIDDITVTPGLCQVNETGLGFVGCSFENGTCGWEDISAGQCQWMRRRNATGNTGPSVDNTVGTELGWYMAVESDRGSEMTPAAVQSATMEQASATCTLRFYYNMFGEDMEELKVLLKDGSRTTALWWMSGNHADVWQYGEVTVGRIPADFTILFEASRTFNRPGHTAIDDIDFTNCSLPEPQPSCPENMFTCNNSVCVELNQVCDFSDDCGDRSDENNCEQQGVEERCSFEQGLCFWEQSDVDTAGAEWTHHKGQEAWPMHGPPRDHTQNSDAGYYVMPATELTDKGQTSEILSTTLRPSSNCTVRFFFYSLDDAAGRLTAQYRTLRSGSDDTVLWLRENSQSYSWQRAGVTFSSLVISKLVFRYERGDGIRGMVALDDISFSRECEFDPDNNKLPETSVPPTPSNTPTPPTSPSTAPTLPCPDNEFFCWRSDVCILATLKCDYHADCPQGEDEDGCGGCTFESDQCQWTDTSEGQILWHRQKASNNTEPPTDHTTDTGYYMSVNLSQGSTRTEARLQSPPLPSSSPFCQILFHFHIHAESAGSLRVLMQQAEGSEAMLWSRSHNTVSHWTPEHLPVGLHPQTYKVWFSSMNTVTQTDTGDHVVAVDDISFLNCETSYQPPALSACGCSFEDGLCVWVQGAEDELDWLSRTGPTETPNTGPAGDHTTSTGKYLYIQSSAPSVKGNKALLKSLLLPPAGDKGYCFTFWYHMFGATVGSLKVLLQTADPLKRTLVWQKSGDQGDEWQLVRSHVTEQEVHQVILEATVGGEAGDIAIDDISLISGPCPASDVCDFEEGSCGWQQESDDDFDWVKQTGSTHNPNTGPDSDHTTNSPSGHYYFLSSSDGDIKGQTAKMSSPLYPAGKWVCVQLWYHMYGRGVGELNVYQQSEDGKQALIFSQTGDQGRKWWLAQASLLPRVQPFRIAVEGVKAGPTQEGDMAFDDVHLTDAQCPPPGHCDFEINTCSWSNLGGDVDQGDWLRGKGASAKPNTGPSVDHTTNSTHGFYLYVDNTVGEWGDNSFLISDVFQPSNRGHCLKFWYHMYGSHIGTLRVYINDREMHSGGNEEGMLKWIETGDKGDRWREASVTVKHKEAFWFVFVYQRGMNPVGDVALDDITVLPGGCYSGPPIGPPDDNNDMMSAGLAVGLTLLAGVLISIFLVMLNKNRKFSTMNQPMIMNDEETDQNAGFDLLDCKIQGTEHESQSDFSFYNNLYNPSSQEADPPLTSSDA, from the exons ATGTTCAGAGGACAAAGAAACACCAACAGTCAAGGATTCATTGCCATTGATGACATTACAGTgagggagggggtctgcagtaATCAGA ATTTATGCGGCTTTGATTCAAATTGGTGTGACTTTGAGAACAAAGTCAGTCTCAAGGGTAAATGGGTTCGCAAAAGAGGGACAACAAATCATGTGGATCACACCTATGGAACTGAAAATG GTTTCTACGTGACTGTGATGACATCCAACTCTACACAGTCTGAAGAAGCTCAGCTGCTCACACCTGAGTTTCCTTCAGCTCCAGAAAAATGTGTTCGCTTCTG GTACGAGATACCTGCAGGGTCTGATAACATCCTTAGCGTGCATTTGATGCGCAGCGGAGAGCTGGAGGATGCACTTTGGCAACGATCCGGAGCGCCCTCTGTAGGCTGGGAGATGGCAGAGGTCACTGTGTCCTCCCCTGCAAAATTCCGT GTGGTGTTTAAGGCAGATCATACGCCAGGCACAATCGCTACAGTGAAGTTAGATGATGTTTCTGTGAGGGACGGGGCCTGCAGTCCTCCAGGAAGCTGCGACTTTGAGTCCGGACAGTGCACCTGGGTCAACATCCCCAAAGACGATGGACATGACTGGGTTATGGCACGTGGAGGCTCCCAGGGTCCGCCGGCAGACCACACCACTCAGACCCCACAGG GTCAGTTCTTGTTGAGCTCTTCACTGCACCAAAGCCACAGCAGTGTATCGCAGGTTTTGTCAGAGTGGATCCAACCTAGAGACAGCGCCTCCTGTCTCACCTTATGGTACCATATGGACAGCAG TGCCTCGGGGACGTTGAAGGTGTTCAAACGTTCAGGGCCATCGGAGGAGAAACTGATGTTCAACAGTAACAGCAGCGGACACGGCTGGACCAAGTTCTTTCAATCTGTAGAAAGGAACAAACCATTCCAG CTGCTGATCGAAGCAGAGACTAACAGAGGATTTATCGCCATCGATGACATCACTGTCACACCAGGCCTTTGTCAAG TGAATGAAACAGGTTTGGGATTTGTGGGTTGCTCGTTTGAAAACGGCACATGTGGCTGGGAGGACATCAGTGCAGGCCAGTGTCAGTGGATGAGAAGAAGGAATGCTACTGGGAACACTGGACCCTCTGTGGACAACACAGTGGGGACTGAACTGG GTTGGTACATGGCCGTGGAGTCGGACCGTGGGTCTGAAATGACCCCTGCTGCTGTGCAGAGTGCCACCATGGAACAGGCCAGTGCCACCTGCACACTACGCTTCTACTACAACATGTTTGGGGAGG ATATGGAGGAGCTGAAGGTACTGTTGAAGGACGGCTCCAGGACCACCGCACTGTGGTGGATGTCTGGTAACCATGCAGATGTGTGGCAGTACGGTGAGGTAACGGTTGGTCGAATCCCGGCGGACTTCACTATCCTGTTTGAAGCCTCGAGGACCTTCAACAGGCCTGGACACACGGCCATTGATGACATAGATTTCACCAACTGCTCCCTGCCTG AGCCCCAGCCCTCGTGTCCAGAGAACATGTTTACGTgcaacaacagtgtgtgtgtcgagCTCAACCAAGTGTGTGACTTCAGCGATGACTGTGGGGACCGGTCTGACGAGAACAACTGTG aGCAACAAGGTGTTGAGGAGCGCTGCAGCTTTGAACAAGGCCTGTGTTTCTGGGAGCAAAGTGACGTGGACACGGCTGGAGCTGAGTGGACGCATCACAAAGGACAGGAAGCCTGGCCCATGCACGGGCCCCCCAGAGATCACACCCAAAACTCTGATGCAG GTTACTATGTCATGCCTGCCACTGAGCTGACTGATAAGGGTCAGACGTCAGAGATTCTCTCCACAACTTTACGACCCAGCTCTAACTGCACT GTGAGATTCTTCTTCTACAGCCTGGACGACGCTGCAGGCAGACTGACAGCCCAGTACCGCACACTTCGGTCTGGGAGTGACGACACTGTGTTGTGGCTCAGAGAGAACTCCCAGAGCTACAGCTGGCAGAGAGCAGGGGTCACGTTCTCCTCTTTGGTTATCAGCAAG CTTGTCTTCAGATATGAGCGAGGTGATGGGATCAGGGGGATGGTTGCTCTGGATGACATCTCTTTCTCGAGGGAGTGTGAATTTGACCCAGACAACAACAAACTGCCTGAAACATCTGTCCCACCTACACCCTCTAACACACCGACACCACCAACCTCCCCCTCAACTGCACCAACGCTCCCCTGTCCG GATAATGAGTTTTTCTGTTGGCGGTCAGATGTGTGTATCCTGGCTACTTTAAAGTGTGATTATCATGCAGACTGCCCGCAGGGGGAGGACGAGGATGGCTGTG GTGGGTGCACATTTGAGAGCGACCAATGCCAATGGACTGACACCAGTGAAGGACAGATTTTGTGGCACAGACAGAAAGCCAGTAACAACACTGAGCCACCAACTGATCACACTACAGACACAG GCTACTACATGAGTGTGAATTTAAGTCAGGGATCCACACGGACGGAAGCCCGACTCCAGAGTCCCCCACTCCCCTCTTCATCCCCGTTCTGCCAGATTCT GTTTCACTTCCACATCCACGCAGAGAGTGCTGGGTCACTCAGAGTGCTTATGCAGCAAGCTGAGGGGAGTGAAGCAATGCTATGGTCACGCAGTCACAATACCGTTTCCCATTGGACCCCAGAGCATCTCCCTGTAGGCCTGCACCCCCAGACTTATAAG GTTTGGTTCAGTAGCATGAATACAGTGACTCAGACGGATACTGGAGATCACGTTGTGGCTGTGGATGATATCTCTTTTCTAAACTGTGAAACATCCTACCAACCACCAG CCCTGTCGGCCTGTGGCTGCTCTTTCGAAGATGGTCTGTGTGTCTGGGTTCAGGGTGCTGAGGATGAGTTGGACTGGCTCAGCAGGACGGGTCCCACTGAAACCCCCAACACCGGGCCCGCAGGAGACCACACTACCAGCACAG gGAAATACCTTTACATCCAGAGCTCAGCACCAAGTGTGAAGGGGAATAAGGCCCTACTGAAGTCTCTGCTGCTGCCGCCTGCTGGCGATAAAGGATACTGTTTCACATTTTGGTACCACATGTTCGGAGCTACTGTGGGCTCCTTGAAGGTGCTCCTACAAACAGCTGATCCCTTGAAGAGAACATTg GTGTGGCAAAAATCAGGAGATcagggggacgagtggcagctGGTgaggagtcatgtgaccgagcAGGAAGTCCACCAAGTGATTCTCGAGGCTACGGTGGGGGGAGAGGCGGGAGACATAGCCATCGATGACATTTCCCTCATCAGTGGACCATGTCCTGCCTCTG ATGTGTGTGACTTTGAGGAGGGCAGCTGTGGCTGGCAGCAGGAGAGCGACGATGACTTTGACTGGGTCAAACAGACGGGCTCCACACACAACCCCAACACCGGGCCGGACAGCGACCACACCACCAACTCACCCAGCGGACATTattacttcctgtcctcctctgatgGCGACATCAAGGGACAGACTGCCAAAATGTCTTCACCTCTGTACCCTGCAG GTAAATGGGTCTGTGTGCAGCTGTGGTACCACATGTACGGCAGAGGAGTGGGCGAGCTGAATGTTTACCAGCAGAGCGAAGACGGGAAGCAAGCTCTGATTTTCTCTCAGACAGGAGACCAGGGCCGGAAGTGGTGGTTGGCTCAGGCATCACTGCTGCCCCGGGTGCAGCCTTTTAGG ATCGCGGTAGAAGGTGTGAAGGCCGGCCCAACGCAGGAGGGAGACATGGCCTTCGATGATGTACATCTGACGGATGCTCAGTGTCCTCCTCCGGGACATTGTGACTTTGAAATCAACACGTGCAGCTGGAGCAACCTGGGAGGAGACGTCGACCAGGGGGACTGGCTCCGAGGCAAAGGAGCCTCCGCAAAACCCAACACCGGACCCAGTGTGGACCACACCACCAACTCAACTCATG GTTTTTATCTGTATGTGGATAACACAGTCGGCGAGTGGGGGGACAATTCCTTCCTGATCAGCGACGTCTTCCAGCCATCCAATAGAGGGCACTGTCTCAAATTCTGGTAccacatgtatggcagccacaTTGGGACTCTCAGAGTTTACATAAATGACAG AGAAATGCATTCAGGTGGCAACGAAGAAGGGATGCTGAAGTGGATTGAGACAGGAGACAAGGGAGACAGGTGGAGGGAGGCCAGTGTGACTGTGAAACATAAAGAGGCATTCTGg tttgtatttgtgtatcAGCGGGGGATGAATCCAGTAGGGGACGTTGCTCTTGATGACATCACCGTCCTCCCTGGCGGCTGCTACTCGGGGCCTCCCATTGGCCCTCCTGATGATAATAATG ACATGATGTCCGCAGGTCTGGCTGTCGGTCTGACTCTGCTGGCTGGAGTCCTCATCTCCATCTTCCTCGTAATGTTGAACAAGAACAGGAAGTTTAGCACAAT gaatCAGCCGATGATTATGAATGACGAAGAAACGGACCAAAACGCTGGGTTTGATCTCTTAGACTGCAAAATACAA gGCACAGAACATGAATCTCAATCAGACTTTTCCTTCTATAACAATCTGTATAATCCCTCGTCACAGGAAGCCGACCCCCCGTTGACTTCATCTGATGCCTAA
- the LOC134865883 gene encoding peptidyl-prolyl cis-trans isomerase FKBP1A-like — MVQSNRERTNHVACDRTQRAGPARNWCAGEDDSKRGTMGVEVETLTPGDGKTFPKKGQTVSVHYVGTLTNGNKFDSSRDRGSPFKFKIGQGEVIRAWDEGVAQMSVGQMARLTCSSDYAYGKKGFPPVIPGDSTLIFEVELLGVK; from the exons ATGGTACAGTCCAACCGAGAACGCACCAATCACGTTGCGTGTGACAGAACACAGAGGGCTGGTCCAGCAAGAAACTGGTGTGCGGGGGAAGACGACTCGAAAAGAGGAACAATGGGAGTAGAAGTAGAAACCCTTACACCAGGAGACG GAAAAACCTTTCCGAAGAAGGGACAGACTGTGTCCGTGCACTACGTTG GCACCCTGACAAATGGAAACAAGTTTGACTCCTCCAGGGACCGAGGTTCCCCCTTCAAATTCAAAATTGGACAAGGGGAAGTCATCCGTGCCTGGGATGAGGGTGTAGCTCAG ATGAGCGTCGGCCAGATGGCCCGGTTGACATGCTCGTCGGACTACGCGTACGGCAAAAAGGGGTTCCCACCCGTCATCCCAGGAGATTCCACTCTCATCTTTGAGGTGGAGCTGCTGGGTGTCAAGTGA
- the plxdc2a gene encoding LOW QUALITY PROTEIN: plexin domain-containing protein 2 (The sequence of the model RefSeq protein was modified relative to this genomic sequence to represent the inferred CDS: substituted 2 bases at 2 genomic stop codons), whose product MRYELRGRMAMTLTSTFNLITGLVIVFQLQISFMKLKSVYGVYRADTPGLSSPEGASYVVTEHNKPTERSTRAPGWVADKRGHYRDKHQPEESDPDLLMEEGHDNSTQIVDIDHAYYTSKVYGSGDAAGRDLWVNVDELEEDEWKVCGLLSSTHRQAERVNLSFDFPFYGHVLKEITVATGGFIYTGDIIHRMLTATQYIAPLMANFDPSLSKNSTVVYFDNGTALVVQWNRIHLQDDISLGPFTFQAVLHSDGRIVFAYKEIPLDINDISSENHPVKVGLSDAFVVLHKIEQIPNVRRRTIYEYHKVDILKSHISNSTAVEMIALPTCLQFSSCGPCVTSQIGFNCSWCSRIQRCSSGFDRNRQDWVDLGCPEEVRIILAFXXTTESIFQFVGTTTVYRRLTSPATRPSTRSSKSRGIISSAQPPTSRPAEDDTKISLHIKAERKSFPCSPTVESDEQLQTGLLAGIVMVVVIMGAAVFMSVYMYTHPTCSASLFFMERRPTRWPIMKFRRGSGRPSYAEVEGPEKDSADVIDPKQSFVMSDRRESEQKEGFIVPDQRERFLVSESS is encoded by the exons ATGCGTTACGAGCTGAGAGGAAGGATGGCGATGACCCTGACCAGCACATTTAATCTCATCACAGGACTAGTTATTGTTTTCCAGTTACAAATAAGCTTCATGAAACTGAAATCCGTTTATG GAGTCTACCGGGCTGACACACCGGGACTGTCCTCTCCAGAGGGAGCGTCATATGTTGTCACAGAACACAACAAGCCCACAGAGAGGAGTACCCGGGCCCCTGGCTGGGTTGCAGATAAGAGGGGCCACTACAGAGACAAGCATCAACCAGAGGAGTCAGATCCAGATCTGCTGATGGAGGAGGGACACGACAACTCCACACAGATTGTG GACATTGATCATGCCTACTACACATCCAAAGTGTACGGCTCCGGAGACGCAGCCGGTAGAGACCTGTGGGTGAACGTGGATGAGCTGGAAGAGGACGAGTGGAAGGTGTGCGGCCTCCTGTCCAGCACCCACAGACAGGCGGAG AGAGTGAATCTCTCTTTCGACTTCCCTTTCTACGGACACGTACTAAAGGAAATCACGGTGGCAACTGGAG GATTCATTTACACCGGAGATATAATCCACCGAATGCTCACAGCCACTCAGTACATCGCCCCGCTGATGGCCAATTTCGACCCGAGTCTGTCCAAAAACTCTACTGTGGTTTACTTTGATAACG GCACTGCGCTGGTGGTTCAGTGGAACCGGATCCACCTCCAGGACGACATCAGTCTGGGACCTTTCACCTTTCAGGCTGTTCTGCACAGCGACGGACGCATCGTGTTTGCATACAAAGAG aTTCCTTTAGACATCAACGACATCAGCTCTGAGAATCATCCGGTGAAGGTGGGCTTGTCGGACGCTTTTGTGGTGCTTCATAAGATAGAGCAGATCCCCA ATGTTCGTCGGAGAACCATTTATGAGTATCATAAAGTCGACATCCTCAAGTCCCACATCTCCAATTCTACAGCAGTGGAGATGATCGCTCTCCCTA cGTGTCTCCAGTTCTCCAGCTGTGGTCCATGTGTCACTTCTCAGATCGGCTTTAACTGCAGCTGGTGCAGTCGGATACAAAG ATGCTCCAGTGGCTTTGATCGTAACCGGCAGGACTGGGTCGACCTCGGCTGCCCAGAAGAGGTTCGGATTATTCTAGCGTTTTAGTAAACTACAGAAAGTATATTTCAGTTTGTCGGCACAACAACTGTTTACAGACGTTT GACGTCCCCCGCCACCCGCCCGTCAACACGCAGCAGCAAGAGCAGAGGGATAATATCCAGTGCACAGCCTCCAACCAGCAGACCTGCAGAAG ATGACACAAAGATCTCACTGCACATCAAGGCAGAACGTAAGTCATTcccctgctct CCCACTGTAGAGAGCGACGAGCAGCTGCAGACTGGTCTGCTGGCGGGCATCGTCATGGTGGTAGTGATTATGGGAGCTGCCGTCTTCATGTCTGTCTACATGTACACCCACCCAACCTGCAGCGCCAGCCTCTTCTTCATGGAG CGGCGACCGACCCGCTGGCCCATCATGAAGTTCAGGCGGGGGTCCGGTCGCCCCTCCTACGCTGAGGTGGAGGGTCCGGAAAAAGACAGCGCGGACGTCATCGACCCCAAACAGTCGTTTGTGATGTCTGACAGGAGAGAGAGCGAGCAGAAAGAAGGATTCATAGTTCCCGACCAGAGGGAGCGCTTCTTAGTGTCTGAGAGCTCCTGA